The Brassica napus cultivar Da-Ae chromosome C7, Da-Ae, whole genome shotgun sequence genomic interval TTGAGAGGCGCCACCTCCTTGGAAGCTCTCTTCTTGGATAGAGAAAGAGAACCATTTGGACAAGGCAGGTTTGGAGCTTTGCTACGCAAACTACTCCATAAACCTTTGCTTTCAAGTGGTTTCTTCACCGTATTAGACAGGAGAAAGGAAATTGGACAGCTTTGAAGATCTATTGACCACTGGATAATAGAGTGTGCTAAAGAATCTTCAAAGAAAATGAGTGGTATACTGAACTGGCTGAGCTTGCTGAAGAGTTCTTGAGGTTCAGAGACTTGTATACACCTTGCCTTAAGAGCTGGTATTGGGTTCTTCCTTCTTGGAAAACCTTTGGACCGATGGAAAAAAGATTGTACCAGACTCAGATGAAGATGAACTAAGAATGAAATAGAACAGATTTGCAGAAGCTTTTGTGAGGTTCAGGAGCttaaagctctgataccatgtaagaaAAGATAGATTAGGGTATGGGAGTAAAGGAGAGACAGAGTATGGGCATGTGAAATGATGAAGAGAGTAAAGAGAGAGTAATGAGTAACCAAGAGAAAAGTGAAGAAGAAAGGGGAACTCCCCCATTCAGCTTAGATTGCAATTGATTACATGGTGGCTTTATATAGCCAAAGCAATCAACAATCTTACAcaattaaactaataatattatggagaaacataaaaaaataataaactagaGGCAATTGGTTTGATGTGACAAATTTAAGCTCCAAGAGTTCAAAATTCAAATACACTCTCTTGCTTCCAACAGACATGTGGATGGATTGTTGTGGATGGGTCGACTGTGGATGAGTTGGCATGTAAATGGGTGGCTGTGGATGAGTTTGATTGTAGGTTGGCTTAGACCATGCAATGACTATTTTCCTTTGGTCATGTCTTTTTCATTCCAACAACTCAGCCACtgcttcttccttcttcattccaacaaaTATGAAAGCCTTGCTTAATCTATTCATTAAGATTAAGACAAGACTCACCAAGGACGCTTTTTCGACATGCTTCTCGCGAGGAAATCGTAAGCAGGCCAGTTCTTGGCTTTCTAGTCCATGTTATCGAAGTCTGGGTCAACAGATTCAAAGTAGTCTAGAGCCACTCTTACGCCATGAACTCTGTCAATAAAATCAACAAAGGTTGCAATCTGGGAGGGAGTaaatttcatcttctttttctccATCCACTCAAAAATCAACCCCAAAAAAACAGTATAATGAATTGAATTGTAGTATAGAGCCGCTCTTACGCCATCAACTCTGTCAATAAAATCCACAAAGGTTGCAAGCTGGGAGTAAGTaaatttcatcttctttttctccATCCACTCAAAGATCTACCCAAAAAAAACAGTATGATGAATTGAATTGATCTCTCTAATTCAATATATAGTAACAATATTGAAATTCAATTCAATGCCTGGCATGAGATCTCAGGTCTTCCATATCTGTCGATAAGTATAGACCAGCGAACGAGATCTGCTTTAGTGATGGAAACTCCATATTCGTCCTCCTTCGTAGTAAACGCGTTTAACATTTCTTCTACGTTCCATCCCGTCTCACTAACATCCCTAAGTTCCTcgaacatcttcttcttcttcctcggtgTTTAGGCAGCCTTGACGCCATCAGCAACAAAGGTTGCAAGCTCGGACGGAGACAatgtcattttctttttctttatccaTTCATTGATCTACATAAAACACACATTCCATAATTAATACATCACAAAAATAATTACCTCTAGTGATGAATTCTACATAGACCCAGGGGCGTCCCTAAAATGTTTGGGACCAAAAGCAATTTAGTAagggttttttaaaaaaaaattacaaatttggGGACCTTTTTCgtgtaaaatttttaaaaaattttgggAGTCCTATGCCAATGTTTCACTTCGCTATGCTCAGAACCACCCATGCATAGACCTCGTAGGCGTTTTGATGTTTTCCATCCTCGTCGAGACACTTAGCCCAGCCAAAGAGATCTACTTGAGTGATGaaaactccatcttcttttgTAAACGTATTTAACGTCTCTTCAACTATCCTATAGGCTTCCTTCTCCATACGATCCCGCAGTTTGTCGAACATCTTTGACTTTTGAGTCTTAGATAGATCATCAGCAGCCTTGACGCTGGAAATGTCCCTCTTCCAGATGAGAATTCTTCATGCCAGACGAGGCAGTCACCGTTCTACAAGTTCTTTTCCAGAGATGAGTACGGGAAAACGTCATAATACGGCAGAAGGTCATTGTCgcgattgttaaaccctaaatcttcatAAGCCCTAAGACTTCGTCGACCCTAACAAGATTAACAAttttatctctataatattatttgacaaGTCAAATTCATACATGTTGGAGCTTACTCTAATTTTTATAACCTTCTAAGGTGAATGGTTAAATTCAACTCACCTTGCCaagtaaaattagttaaaaatgtattaaaattaaaaaaaaaaatagcagaaGAAAAACAACACGGACGTTAACACCGTCtgcaaaacactaaactctaaaaatctaaagactaaaccctaaaccataaaccctaaactttaaactccaattccaaaaccaaaaactctaaattctaaactctaaactctaaatcgtaaacccaaaacccaatactctaaactataaaccctaaattctaagctctaaaccctaaattctaaaccatataccctaaaccatcaatcctaaaacTTTCACTTGACTAGAGTTCAGCTCTAAACCATAAATTCTAAACCATATACCCTAAAACTTTCACTTGactttagattttagattttcatAGTTTAGGATTTTGCAGACGGCGTTAACGTCGGTGTTGTTTttcagttatttttttaattttgttaccTATTTTAAGTAATCATACATAGCACTTTGGTTGGTTATAAAAAGTGAGGCGAGTTTAACCATTCACTATAGGAAATGAATCTAAGTATTTTCTAATTCTTACGACGGTTGGTTACATAAATActcttaataaattaaaaatattatatgtaattgttattatcaaaaaaaaatatttctttttttaattttgatttctatttatattattttcaaataacatatacgataaaggaaacatttattaaaagaaacaataataatattaaattgagaatataataaatttggGACTAATTACAAAGATTTGATAGTGATGCTACGTGAGCTTTAGGCATGTACCAACTTTCTCAATGGAATTGAAGGAAATACAAGAACTGAAGAGTAAAGTCTTAGACTTCAGGGTATCCTATATTCTTTGGCGACAAAATGAGATTGCAGATTTTTTAGTTGGAACTGTTCAACCGGATCCTTTGTTTTGTTGGTTATTATATTCTGATATGATTATCCAAACCACTTAAAACTTGAATAATATAATGGTCTTTTGTTGTCAATTTTCTTCTActtttctttaaaaatcatttttaagaatataaaattaaaatcattcaatcaaaattataaaaaagactataaaatatagttgattaaacagtttccaataaagataaaattaatgcaaagtaataaaatatcttatattttgaaataataaatttttttttaaagtatcaTACATTATATGAAACggaatatgaaacggagggagtgcATGTTAATTGGATAGAAATCAaaactatttaaataatttagcaAATACATGAAATGTTTAacgttttttcaaaaaaaaaattgttattttaattagCATATATAAGAGAATGATTAAGatacaaatatacaatttaatttttttttgtcagctatatacaacttttttttgtcaactggaATTTATTAATGGGTCAAAGCCTTAACAGGTCAAAGCCCAACAAACTATAAAACATAAAGACCTAAAAAAGGCCAACACTTTACAAACGACTCTAGGCCGAAAGCCCAAAGAGACAACCCGTAGAAGAAAGGCAAGGTGGCAACACCACCACGTGTACGATCGCCTGACGATCAATGGACACGCGTCAGGCCGAGGCACAGCTTGCTTCCTCCGGAGAAAACGAGGTGATACGACGGAATCCGCCGACAGCGGAGGCCGATGATGAAGAATCGCTCACACAGAGCCATTTTTTCAACGAACCAAGTCGCATACCGGATCAACGATTCAAAAATGGAATCAATCATCTTCAATCCAACCTACAGCCTCCGATCTACCTCCATGAATATCAGATATCTTTAAAGATGAGAATAAGCTTGAAGATGAATCAACCCAAATCAAAGGAAGAGGGATCGATCGGAGGGGAGAAAGGAGAGACGGTTGAGAGATGAAGCTGAGAAAAGCGCTGATCAAAGAAACCGAGAGAACTCCGGTGAAGAGCCGCCGTCAACACCAAAGAAGAGTGACGCGGAGACAAAAGTCGGACATCCATCACCGGAAGAGAAGGCGAGGACGCCGAAGGCAGAACCGACAGACCACCAAGAGAAAGCGCGGCCCCGGAAACAGGGACCGGTCGGAGAACCCGAAACCGGTTGAAGGGTACCGGTGCCAGAAACAAACCGGCGAAAAGGAAAAGCTTCAGCTCATCTCTATCTCCGTAAAAGATGTCGGTGAGGGaacggagaagagagagaagcttTTTCATATACAACTTACTTTTCAAAGACATttaattttttcgaaatttttacTAGTAAAATGTTATATCCtcaattttaaaaacgagtcATGATAATGGAAACCCtggaaaaaagggaaaaaataaacagaaagTCTAAGAATGTGTCTGTCTGGTAATGAAGAAAGGATCTAACTAGCAACAAAAGGAAAAAGACAAGTCAACCTATTAAGAATCTTCTTGATATCTCACACACAAgaaagaacaaacaaacaaacaaaaaatctcAAACGCGGTTTCTTGATTACTGGAGGCTAAATCGAATGCTCaaaagtttcttcttcttcttcttccccacaAACCCTAGATGAGTTTGTAATCATCATCATCGACTTTTCAAGATTAGTCAACCGTGTCGAATGGAGAATCGTAAAGGATCCGAAGCTTTGACCACGACGCTTCGCAGTGCGATCCAAGCTTTAGGTCGTGGTTTCGATGTCACATCCGATGTCCGGCTTCTGTACTGCAAaggagctcctggttcaagactTGTTCGTATCGAAGAAGGAAAAAACAGAGATCTTGAGATGTCTGATGGATTTCTTCTTCCTAATGTCCCCGCTGATATCGAGTGCTCACTAGGCGAACCTTACATAGATAGAATCTCTGTTTGCAGCTTCCATCAGGTGACTTCTTTGTCCTATTGTTGAAACTGCCATCCTATTTAACCTTTTGGATTTTTCTAAATTTGGAAACTTTTGACTTTGAACCGGGACAATTGGTGCATTTGTAAGCTAATGCTGAGGGAAACTGTTTGTTAATGTGTTCTTGTTCTTTTCGGTAGATGGCGGCAAACTTTAATGAGAGATCAGGTGTAAAAGGGAACATACCACTAGGATGCTTTAACGCCATGTTCAATTATACCGGTTCTTGGCAAGTAGATGCAGCTTCAACAAAGTCTCTTGCACTTGTTGGATACGTTATTCCCCTTTATGAAGTCAAACTAGCTAAGCTTACATTGTTTTTGCGCAACGAGATCAAACAAGCCGTTCCTTCCTCATGGGATCCTGCTTCCTTAGCTAGGTATAGTCATCTTATGGTCTCAGTGGTTTTATTACACTCTGTTTTCTTCAGTTCTAGGGCCGGTCCTGAGCAAAACCAAATGAAACATTCAACTCTAGTccccaaattttttgaaaaaaattacagaCATAGGCTTTcaaatttgttaagaaaaaaaattattgaaatactATTAAATCGCCTACAGCCCCAAATTCTCAGGGCCGCGGCCATGGTCTCAGTAGATGATATTTAACATGATTCTGATATGGTGTCTCCCCTTGTTGGTACAGCTTTATCGAAAACTATGGGACTCATATTGTAACTTCGGTTACGATTGGTGGAAGAGATATGGTTTACATCAGACAGCATCAGACTTCTCCTCTACCAGTATCTGAAATCGAGAACTATGTCAACAACATGGAGGAACACAGGTTTCACAAAGCAGAGACTCAATCTATTACTACTGAACCCTTAAAATACAAAGACAAGGTTAGTAAAAACGTCACAGttccataattttaaataagagaTTTTTACTTGAAAAAGCTCTCTCATGTAGGATATTACAGTAATCTTTCGGCGAAGAGGAGGTGATGATCTTGAACAAAGCCATGCTCGTTGGGCTGAGACAGTATCCGCAGCTCCAGATATTATCAACATGACTTTTACTCCTGTAGTTTCTCTCCTCGAAGGTGTGCCTGGTCTACGGCATTTAACTCGTGCTATCGAACTTTACTTGGAATGTGAGTTtctattctaaaaaaaaatcaaactgttTTTAACATTCTCATAAACATAAAAGACACTACTCTTGATCTATTTGTCAGATAAGCCTCCTATGGAAGATTTACAATACTTCTTGGACTTCCAAATAGCTAGAGCTTGGGCTCCTGAACAGAGCA includes:
- the LOC106357986 gene encoding MACPF domain-containing protein CAD1 produces the protein MENRKGSEALTTTLRSAIQALGRGFDVTSDVRLLYCKGAPGSRLVRIEEGKNRDLEMSDGFLLPNVPADIECSLGEPYIDRISVCSFHQMAANFNERSGVKGNIPLGCFNAMFNYTGSWQVDAASTKSLALVGYVIPLYEVKLAKLTLFLRNEIKQAVPSSWDPASLASFIENYGTHIVTSVTIGGRDMVYIRQHQTSPLPVSEIENYVNNMEEHRFHKAETQSITTEPLKYKDKDITVIFRRRGGDDLEQSHARWAETVSAAPDIINMTFTPVVSLLEGVPGLRHLTRAIELYLEYKPPMEDLQYFLDFQIARAWAPEQSNLQRKEPVCKSLHFSLMGPKLFISADQVTVGRKPVTGLRLSLEGSKQNRLSIHLQHLVSLPKILQPHWDSHVPIGAPKWQGPEEQDSRWFEPIKWKNFSHVSTSPIEYTETHIGDLSGVHIVTGAQLGVWNFGTKSVLHLKLLFSKVPGCTIRRSVWDHTPVASSGRLDPGGPSTSSSAEEKREDVTGQSGKLAKIVDSSEMLKGPQDLPGHWLVTGAKLGVEKGMIVLRVKYSLLNY